From Tachysurus fulvidraco isolate hzauxx_2018 chromosome 10, HZAU_PFXX_2.0, whole genome shotgun sequence, one genomic window encodes:
- the gfra4b gene encoding GDNF family receptor alpha-4: protein MDLTGLYFMQLLFSALQVVLCVGRDCLLAGDSCSSDETCSPRLRTLRQCVAGDGSMKLGPGARSQCANAVSALLSSPLHGCQCRRGMKREKNCLSIYWSLYQSGIHGLNLVESYPYETVEKGYDYVRLASITADSDLGLSTANRCLDAAKACNVDDLCQRLRTEYVSACIKPSGKSGLCNRSRCNKALRRFFDRVPPEYTHELLFCPCSDMACSERRRQTIVPGCSYEMPEKPSCLTQMRSCRADYICRSRLAQFQYDCQPEEQSASGCKHGNYAACLVAYTGLIGSPITPNYADNTTSNVAPWCTCSASGNQRQQCTEFLDYFTNNICLNNALLMFGNGMDHTPTPSQTDRRIPVTDRDARNSSSGFVSMDTEENIASPTISRQDTERERLWGDSTIPIDTHPNSGQMSTRVYLPVLTCLLLILLLSWEQ from the exons CCTTGCAGGTGGTTTTATGTGTAGGAAGAGACTGCCTTTTGGCTGGAGACTCATGCTCCAGCGATGAGACATGTAGTCCCCGCCTCCGGACCCTGCGGCAGTGTGTGGCTGGAGACGGCAGCATGAAGCTGGGCCCTGGTGCACGCAGCCAGTGTGCCAATGCCGTGTCGGCTTTGCTGTCCAGCCCGCTGCATGGCTGTCAGTGTCGACGCGgcatgaagagagagaagaactgCCTGAGTATATACTGGAGTCTCTACCAGTCTGGCATACATG GGCTCAACCTGGTGGAGAGCTATCCATACGAGACAGTGGAGAAAGGGTATGACTACGTTCGTTTAGCCTCCATTACAGCAG ACTCTGATCTTGGCCTTTCGACGGCAAACCGGTGCCTGGATGCGGCCAAGGCCTGCAACGTGGACGACCTGTGCCAGAGGCTGCGCACTGAATATGTGTCAGCGTGTATCAAGCCTTCAGGCAAATCGGGCCTGTGCAACCGTTCCCGCTGCAACAAGGCCCTGCGCCGATTTTTTGACCGCGTGCCCCCTGAATACACGCATGAGCTACTCTTCTGTCCCTGCAGCGATATGGCGTGCTCAGAGAGACGACGCCAGACCATCGTCCCTGGCTGCTCGTACGAGATGCCAGAAAAACCCAGCTGTCTGACGCAGATGAGGAGCTGCAGAGCTGACTACATCTGTAG GTCCCGTTTGGCCCAGTTTCAGTATGACTGTCAGCCAGAGGAGCAGTCTGCCAGCGGCTGCAAGCACGGCAACTACGCCGCCTGTCTCGTGGCATACACCGGCCTAATag GCAGTCCCATCACTCCAAATTACGCGGACAACACCACATCCAACGTGGCACCCTGGTGTACATGCTCAGCGAGCGGCAATCAGAGACAGCAGTGCACAGAGTTTCTGGATTATTTCACCAACAACATCTGTCTCA ACAACGCTCTTTTGATGTTTGGGAATGGAATGGACCACACACCCACTCCCAGCCAAACAGATCGTCGAATCCCTGTGACGGACAGAGACGCACGAAACAGTTCTTCGGGCTTTGTCTCCATGGATACAGAAGAGAACATTGCGAGCCCAACCATTTCCAGACAG GACACCGAAAGGGAGAGACTTTGGGGTGACTCCACCATTCCCATCGACACACACCCTAACTCTGGCCAGATGTCTACTCGTGTATATCTGCCTGTACTCACCTGTCTGCTGCTCATCCTTCTGCTGAGCTGGGAGCAGTAA